In one Alnus glutinosa chromosome 14, dhAlnGlut1.1, whole genome shotgun sequence genomic region, the following are encoded:
- the LOC133856700 gene encoding uncharacterized protein LOC133856700: protein MIRKHNPDIIFLSETKTTSPTASSFLLQLGFNLNVQAPPCGSRGGLFLAWKNDITLSDFYVSHDMICAWCYSDSPTVKWLISFVYGLPYQKTNFDFWTTLADFGDHCDIPWLCIGDFNAITAQHDKLGGRPFPSFSGNNFSYFMNQFGMIDLGFSGNPYTWSNHRQGHSLIKERLDRGIATNQWIQHFPSFSITHLPALNYDHSPLLLDTSTRSPSLPRPFRFEEFWTRDPTCGVVINEAWRSIGDCFISNFKTLFASTNPIASIELLDLFHCSVSDEDNNMLCAIPTEAEIHTALASLGESKAPSPDGFTTLFYMKYWDGIKLTVLQAVWNFFRNNHMIKEENHTFIALIPNKLGASSVHHFRPISLCNIIYKIISKLLATRLKPLLNNIISPYQTAFVPNRHIQDNSILAHEMLHTLKSKRGRGGLMAVNIDMEKAFDKMEWSFLLAILTKLGFHPKWINWIRLCISTSSFSVLLNGNPFGLFSPSRGLRQGDPLSPFLFIIGTEVISRLLHQSLRGFKIARSCSSLNHILFADDLVIFTTATSSEAIIIRDCLNKYSSWSGQTVNTNKSNILFSKNTNASTISTIRNFLPYQFTPAPAKHLGLPILFGKSRTAAFSDILDKVNGKIEGSRSKTLSQADWLLIILHPHCMLGVPPAETHRFQIFAAVACDYLWFSKNKAYHDGIIPNALSISTTINMIALEHYYAWTAKYDKTPAVWKSPSPPYFKINYDTAIRATFSTQAAVCRDFIGSTIKCISLISSPCSPLYGEALAALLASRLATYLGLSFFILEGDSLNVT, encoded by the exons ATGATCAGAAAGCATAACCCTGATATCATATTTTTGTCTGAAACTAAGACTACATCTCCTACAGCTAGTTCTTTCCTGCTTCAGCTTGGTTTCAATTTGAATGTTCAGGCTCCTCCCTGTGGCTCTCGAGGCGGACTTTTTCTTGCCTGGAAAAATGATATTACCCTCTCTGACTTCTATGTATCTCATGATATGATTTGTGCTTGGTGTTACTCAGACTCCCCTACTGTTAAATGGTTGATTTCGTTTGTTTATGGCCTCCCTTATCAGAAAACCAATTTTGATTTCTGGACCACTCTAGCTGATTTCGGTGATCATTGTGATATTCCTTGGCTTTGTATTGGTGATTTTAATGCTATAACTGCTCAACATGATAAATTGGGCGGTAGACCATTCCCAAGCTTCTCCGGGAATAATTTTAGCTATTTTATGAATCAGTTTGGTATGATTGATCTTGGATTTTCTGGTAACCCTTATACGTGGTCAAACCACCGACAAGGGCATAGTTTGATTAAAGAGCGTCTTGATCGGGGTATTGCTACTAATCAATGGATTCAACATTTTCCCTCTTTCTCTATTACCCATTTACCAGCCCTAAATTATGATCACAGCCCTCTGCTCTTAGATACATCCACTAGATCCCCTTCTCTCCCTCGTCCTTTCCGCTTTGAAGAATTTTGGACTAGGGATCCCACTTGTGGTGTAGTTATCAATGAAGCTTG GAGATCTATTGGTGAttgttttatttcaaatttcaagaCTTTGTTTGCCTCCACAAATCCTATTGCTAGCATTGAGTTACTAGACCTTTTTCATTGCTCCGTGTCTGATGAAGATAATAACATGTTATGTGCTATTCCAACTGAAGCAGAAATTCATACTGCACTAGCTAGCCTTGGTGAATCAAAGGCCCCTAGCCCTGATGGATTTACAACTCTTTTCTACATGAAATATTGGGATGGTATTAAATTGACTGTTCTACAAGCTGTCTGGAATTTTTTCAGGAATAACCACATGATCAAGGAAGAGAATCACACTTTTATAGCTTTAATTCCAAATAAGCTGGGTGCCTCCTCCGTGCATCATTTCCGCCCCATCAGCCTCTGCAACATTATTTATAAGATCATATCCAAGCTACTAGCTACTAGGCTGAAGCCCCTACTCAACAATATTATATCTCCATATCAGACAGCTTTTGTTCCTAACCGCCATATTCAGGACAATTCTATATTGGCTCATGAGATGCTTCATACTCTTAAATCTAAGCGGGGTAGAGGAGGCCTAATGGCTGTTAACATTGACATGGAGAAGGCTTTTGACAAAATGGAATGGTCATTTCTACTTGCAATTCTTACAAAACTTGGTTTTCATCCAAAGTGGATCAACTGGATCAGACTTTGCATTTCCACCTCTTCATTCTCAGTGCTTCTCAATGGCAACCCTTTTGGGTTATTTTCCCCTTCTAGGGGTCTTCGTCAAGGTGATCCACTATCCccttttctctttattattggcACTGAAGTTATCTCCCGTCTGCTTCACCAAAGCCTTCGTGGTTTTAAAATAGCTAGATCATGTTCTTCCTTAAACCATATTTTATTTGCTGATGATCTAGTCATCTTCACCACTGCAACCTCTAGTGAAGCTATTATTATTAGGGATTGTCTTAATAAATATAGCTCTTGGTCAGGACAAACTGTCAATACCAATAAATCAAATATTCTGTTTAGCAAAAACACAAATGCTTCTACCATCTCTACTATCAGGAACTTTCTCCCCTACCAGTTCACCCCAGCTCCTGCAAAACACCTTGGCCTTCCTATCCTGTTTGGCAAATCAAGAACAGCAGCCTTCTCTGACATCTTAGACAAGGTTAATGGGAAAATTGAAGGTTCGAGATCTAAAACTTTGTCTCAGGCAG ATTGGCTCCTTATCATTCTCCATCCACATTGTATGCTTGGCGTTCCTCCAGCAGAGACTCATAGGTTCCAAATTTTTGCTGCTGTTGCTTGTGACTACCTTTGGTTTTCCAAGAACAAAGCTTATCATGATGGCATTATCCCAAATGCTCTTAGCATATCTACTACTATCAACATGATTGCTCTGGAACACTATTATGCGTGGACAGCCAAATATGATAAAACTCCTGCAGTCTGGAAAAGCCCATCTCCTCCCTATTTCAAGATAAACTATGATACTGCTATCAGAGCCACCTTCTCTACTCAAGCTGCAGTCTGCAGAGACTTTATTGGTTCTACAATCAAGTGTATCTCCCTGATTAGCTCTCCATGCTCTCCTCTTTATGGTGAGGCTCTTGCTGCTCTTCTGGCTTCCCGATTGGCAACTTATTTAGGGTTATCTTTTTTTATCTTAGAAGGTGATTCTCTCAATGTCACTTAG
- the LOC133857841 gene encoding jasmonate-induced oxygenase 4-like: MTGTMLSAEGVSLDKTMEEMSINGHAPPPQFLVRESIVGSTDSSPSVPIPIIDISLLSSQDELQQLRSALSSKGCFQAIGHGIPGSFLDKVREVAKQFFALPPEEKQKYSRTAHQVEGYGHDMVVSDKQILDWSSRLFLRVFPEDQRRLNLWPQIPKNDFSEILHDYGVKLKCMMDILFKAMAKSLDLEESSFSSQFGDQPIMQVRFNFYPVCSRPDMVLGVKAHSDRSGMTVLLQDEQVQGLQILKDSTWINVPVIPHALVVNLGDQMQIMSNGIFKSPMHRVLTNTQKLRISVAMFNEPEQDKEIGPVNQLIDEKRPRLYRNVKNFAEFNYECFQKGKVAIEEAKI; encoded by the exons ATGACCGGAACTATGCTTTCCGCTGAGGGCGTGTCACTGGACAAGACTATGGAGGAAATGTCCATCAATGGCCACGCGCCACCGCCACAGTTTCTTGTTAGAGAAAGCATTGTTGGGTCTACAGATTCTTCTCCGTCTGTTCCAATTCCAATCATTGATATCAGTCTCCTCTCCTCCCAAGATGAGCTGCAGCAACTAAGATCAGCTCTTAGCTCAAAGGGGTGCTTCCAG GCAATAGGTCACGGGATTCCAGGTTCATTTCTTGACAAGGTACGGGAAGTTGCAAAACAATTCTTTGCACTTCCACCGGAAGAAAAGCAAAAGTATTCCCGAACAGCTCATCAGGTTGAAGGGTATGGGCATGACATGGTGGTTTCAGACAAGCAAATTCTTGACTGGTCCAGTCGCTTATTTCTTAGAGTCTTCCCGGAAGACCAAAGAAGGCTCAATCTTTGGCCACAAAttccaaaaaatgatttcag TGAGATATTACATGACTATGGTGTGAAATTGAAGTGCATGATGGACATTCTCTTCAAGGCCATGGCAAAGTCACTGGATTTGGAAGAGAGCAGCTTCTCGAGCCAGTTTGGAGACCAACCCATAATGCAAGTCAGATTTAACTTCTATCCTGTTTGCTCAAGACCAGATATGGTTCTTGGTGTCAAAGCTCATTCAGATAGATCAGGAATGACAGTTCTCCTGCAAGATGAACAAGTTCAAGGTCTTCAAATTCTCAAAGATAGTACATGGATTAATGTTCCTGTAATTCCTCATGCTCTTGTTGTCAATCTCGGTGATCAAATGCAG ATAATGAGCAACGGAATATTCAAGAGCCCGATGCATAGGGTACTGACTAACACACAGAAGCTGAGGATATCGGTGGCCATGTTTAATGAGCCGGAGCAGGATAAAGAGATTGGACCTGTAAATCAATTGATTGACGAGAAAAGGCCAAGGCTATATAGAAATGTGAAAAACTTCGCTGAATTCAACTATGAATGTTTTCAGAAAGGGAAAGTAGCAATTGAGGAAGCTAAAATATAG
- the LOC133856699 gene encoding uncharacterized protein LOC133856699, whose amino-acid sequence MRNYFVPRGYKLSHIFFADDSLLFCRANFSEWCQIFRLLEMYEKASGQKLNSAKTAIFFNKNMGRAFKDHIQSVMGVAATKGYEKYLGLPALVGCSKLKAFANIQERVQKLLDGWKERFLSQAGKEILIKAVI is encoded by the coding sequence ATGAGGAATTATTTTGTACCAAGAGGATATAAGCTTAGTCACATCTTCTTCGCCGATGATAGTCTATTATTTTGTCGTGCGAATTTTTCAGAATGGTGTCAAATTTTCAGGCTACTCGAGATGTATGAAAAAGCTTCAGGCCAGAAGCTAAACAGTGCAAAAACAgctatttttttcaacaaaaacatgGGTAGAGCTTTCAAGGACCATATTCAATCTGTGATGGGAGTGGCAGCCACCAAAGGGTATGAAAAATACCTTGGTCTCCCTGCCCTTGTAGGCTGTTCAAAGCTGAAGGCTTTTGCAAACATCCAGGAACGTGTACAGAAACTTTTAGATGGATGGAAGGAGCGGTTCTTATCTCAGGCGGGTAAGGAGATTTTAATCAAGGCTGTTATTTAG